A stretch of DNA from Spirosoma endbachense:
TTATAATAATGCTTACTGAGCCAGTCAGCCGGTTGTACCGACTTCTCGGCGAGGGTGTGCACATCGACACAACTATGGTCGCGGGTAATCCAGAACGCCAGCAGCGAACGCAAATCACGCATGGTGATGTGCAGGTCTCGCCGAAAATGAACCGTGCGAACGAGTTGTTCCATCCGACTAATTACTTCGTCGCCTGCGGCAGGGTCGTTCATCGACTGCACATTGAAACGGATAAAGCAGGCTTCCCGTATGGCGCAATCGGTGCAACCTTGCCAATTGTCGGGCTTCACGAATGCCTTTACCTGCTTGCGAAACAGGCTTGGCGCCGTTTCATTGGTGGCACTAACCACGGCCCGGACATTGAGGTTAATCACCAGCAGACCATCGGGTAGGGTTCCGGCATTCTCATTATAAAAAAACGCTTCGATGGTATCGGCCAGAAAGCCAAATTCAGCACGCCGTTGCTGAAGATACTCGACCAACCGACCTTCGTTGATGGCCAGTAGTCGCCCTTCAGGTGCTTGCCGAAAATTGGTCAAATGGGCGAAAGGGCGAAAAAAGGCATCTAGTACAGCGCTATTCTCTTGGTCTACTTCGTCCTGTGAACCGTCGTAGTTGCTCTGAAATGGGACGTTACCAATACGAAAACTAGCCCCGTTGCCGGTCGGCAATGGAGTAAATTGGCTGCCGTTATCAGCCTGCAAGGCTTCTTCTACCCGCTGAATGAAGGCCGTTTTACCATCCCCCGCGTTGCCGGTGATGATGACTAATCGAAACGTTCCGTCCAGAATGGCTTGCTTGAGATGCGTGTCTAAGCGTGTTTCGATGTAGGTATCGCGAGCGAAAGCATCGAGTCCTCGAAGGGTTGAGGCCCGCGTGCCGGCGTTATTATAACGCGACTGGCTAAACAGACGATTGAGTGCGTCTACAAAATCCGACGTCGGCATCGCTGTTTCGGCCGACGATTCGCTAGCAGAAGGTATAACAGCTACTTGCTGCATCGGTCTGGTAAGACCACCTGGGCCAATGGCTTCCAGCGCTGTGAGCATCTCGCTTGCCGAACCAAAACGGTTGGCCGTGCGCGGCTGCACCGCTTTTAACAGAAAGTCGGCAAAGGCGTCGGAAAGGTTTTCTACGTGTCGGCGTGGGTCGGTCGGTGGATTAGTGAGGGTCGGTTGTTGATTTTTGCCATACGGATGGGCATGGCAAATGACCTGATAGAGGGTCACGCCCAAGGCAAACGTATCGCAACTGGCATCCCAGGCCATGCGTCGGTTATCCTGCACTTTGTCGGGTGGAGCGTAGGCGTCGGTACCAACCCGGTCGGTGTTAGCAGCAATGCTGGCCACGTTGAAATCGATCAGCACAAACCGTTCCTGCCGGTGCCAGATGATGTTGTGGGGTTTAATATCGCGGTGCAGAATGTTCCGCTCGTGCAGGTACGTCAGAGCTTGCAACAGCTCCTGCCCGGCTCGAAACACGTTCGGAAACGTCATGCCGAGTGGTGGGTTACCATACACGTAGTCGCGCAGGCAGTCGCCTTCCAGCAGGTCCATGAGTGTAAAGTAACGCCCATTGCTGAGCCGACCGTTCCAGCGAAAGCGCACGACATTGACGTGCTCCACGTCGGCCAGAGCCGCGTATTCGTCTAGAATGCTATCGAACTGCACACTAGGGTAAAACACCTTCATGGCGTAATCTCGACCTTGAATGGTGTGTTTCACTCGCCATACTTCCGAGTAGCCGCCATTACCAATTTTATCGATCAGCAGAAAGTCGTTGATCTTGTCGCCCTGTCTTAGTTCTTCACTATCGCGGTAGCTGTATTGCGCGGTTGCCTCCGCAGCCTTATTAGGCAAATCGGATGTAACGCTGGTCTGAGCCTGTTGCTTCACTTTATCCAGAAACGTCAGTACGTCGTCCAGGCTGGCAAAGCGGTCGTCGGCGTTTAGTTGCAGGCAGCGATCAATGAGCTCATCGGTCCAGATAGGGAGTTCGGGCTGCACAGCATGGGGCAGTTGTTCTGGTTTAAGCCGTCCGCCAAAGTGATCGAGGTCGTTCCATTGGGTAAAGTCGTCGCCGTCGTTGTAGCGGGGTAGGTGACCCACCAGCGTTTCGTAAGCAGTCATACCCCAGCCGTATACGTCGGTTCGGGCGTCGGCCTCATGCGGGCGTGCCATCTCCATGGGCATGTAAACGCTCAGTTCTTCGTCGCGCAGGGTGGGAAACACGGTGTGCCCCTGCCGCTCAGCATCCGAGAAGTACGATTTGCCGAAGTTGGCCAGAAAGGCCGAGCCATCAATGCCCAGATACACATTGTCGGGGCAGACCTCGCGGTGATACACCCCGGCCGCGTGCGCGACTTTCAAGCCCTGGGCTATGCTGCGCAGGATACCCAGTCGATCCTGAAAGGTGAGCGTCCGTTGCTGCAACTCACGCCGGAGGCTACTTTCTTCTAAATAATCGCTGATTTCGTAGAAATACCCTTGTTCATCGTCGCTTCTAAAATCAACGTGCATAATATGGGGGCTGCTGGCCATCTTCCGCAGAGCCACGTACTGGTTCTTAATACCTCCCAAGCGTAACCGTCGGGCGTGGGCATCAAGATGCGCCAGCGACACGGCATATTCCGATACTTTGCGGTAAAGGTTTGTCTGAACGCCCTTTGGCTTTACCAAATAGTCGGTTCGGCTGTCAGTCTGGCTAAGAATCTCAATGATTTCGTACTCGGTCTCGAACAGGCGGGGTCGTCGTTGGGCAGGAGCCTGCCGGGCGGTCAGATACCGGCAAATGGGTTCTTGCAGGTTCCCAATTTTCCCCGCGAAACTCCGGGCGCGGTCGGGGTCCTGCAAAAACTCGGTCAGGCCTTTGTCGAGCGTAAAGGCTACGTCGGCGCTGTCGCCTTCGAGTTGCATCGACACCATACTGGGGTGCGACAGGGTAATGGCCGAGGCTACCCAGGCGCGACCCCAGGCGGTATCCTGTTCTTTGAGCTTACTGGCCAGTACTTTGGTCTTGTATGCGCAGGTACGTAGTGGGTTGCCTTTGGGCCGACCGTTCAAAAACCATTCACGGTCGTCGCCGGTTAGGTAGCCATTCCAGTCTTTATTTTCGAGGTGGTAGATGGCGTGCGGGGCTACTACAAGGCAATCGTATTCGAGCACCTCCACCGCCCGGTTGCGCGGATTGGTGTGAGGTAGTTCTACGTTCGGCACCACCAGGTACGTGTCGGGCAGGTTCTTTTCCAGAAAAGCCAGCAACCGGGTTTCGCCTTCGTTTACCTCGCCTTTGTCATAAATGGTGCGGATTAGTTGGGCCACGCGTTCAGTTAGTTTTGAGTATGGTTTTCTACTTCGGCTTCAATTAGGGCGCGCAGTACGTCTTTGTCGGGCAGTTGCACTAAATATTTTGATACAAACACTTCGTTGGCCAGTCCGCCCGTAGCAAACTCAACTAAGCTGTCGTTTTTGTCCGCGCAAAGGATGATGCCCACAGGTGGGTTATCGCCCTCGGTCATCTCGTATTTTTTGTAATAGTTCAGATAAACGTTCATCTGCCCTGCGTCGGCGTGGTCGAATCTGCCTAGTTTAAGGTCGATGAGCACATGGCTTTTCAGGATGCGGTTGTAGAAAACCAAATCAATCCGATAATGAGTATTATCGAAGGTGATGCGCCGTTGGCGAGCCTCAAAACAGAAACCCCGACCCAGTTCGGTCAGGAACGTTTGCAGATGGTTAAGAATGGCCGTTTCGAGATCGTTTTCTGAGTACTGTGGCTTTTCGTCGAGGCCCAGAAATTCTAGCATATATGGGTTACGAATAACCTCGGCGGGCAAGATGGTTTGCCGCTCATTAATTTTAGCAATCACGCCCGCTTTGTCGGTCGAAAGGCCGGTACGTTCAAAGAGCAGTGTAGTGGTGGCACGGGTCAATTCCTTAACTGTCCAGGCATTTTTCACCGCTTCAACCTCGTAGAACCGACGCTTCAATTCTGAATCGACCCTGCCCAGTTCAATAAAATGTGAAAAGGTTAAGCTGTTTAAAAGCTGTTGGGCCGGTAATCGTAGTTTGACATCCTCTATGTTGGCATCGTCCATTTTTACAGACAGCGTCTGTAAAAATGCAGGTAGTAGTTTATCTGCCAGCACATAATCGGCAAACCAACGATAGGTAATGTAGAAGTGCCTGAAATTAAAGAGGTTGGCAATAGTCATGCCTTTGATGTGGCGTAGTTTTTGTGCGGTACGCTTCATTAATTGCTCCCCTTTAGTAGCCCGGTCGTCGCCGTTTTGCTCAAACTCGACCAGATAAAAGCCGATCAGCCAGTTTCGCACAGTCATAGCCGTATTGACCTGCTGTACTGCCCGACCTGCTAATTCGGCATGAATACCTTCAATGTTGGCTATTAACTGGTTAAAGTCCATCTAATCCGTTCGTTTCAGCATATCGTTTGCGATTCGTATGGTAATTTTTTTACCTGAATTTGGCAGACGCGTCCGCTTCGGCGGCCCGATGTCAAATTCAGGCATGTCCTCCTACCAACTCCCCACCAGTTCTTCGACCCGGGCAATGGCTTGTGCTTCGCATTTGTTGGCTTCGGTAAGTTTCTCATAGGCAGTTTTGACCCGTTGTCCGATAGCGTCTTCAATCGCTTTATCGAACCGGGGGACAGGCATCTCGTTAAGCATAGGCACTATGAAGCCAAGCAGGTTTGTGCCGCAAACTGACGACCGTAAAATCCTGAACCACAACTTTGAATTGAGTACTGTGAACAAGTAGCCCGAATTAATCAATTGCTCGTTTGGCTCAAACCGAATAATGTGTTGAGCAACCAATTTATCTTCGAGATAGCCCCAGACGAATTTGGCACGGCCGAAAATTTCGTTTTCACCCAACGTACCTACCCCTGCCACCAAAATAGTACCCTTTTCAGTGAGGGCTTTACTATTGGTCGGCACTGTACGGGGAGAAATCATTTGCCCTTTTGGTTTCAAGGCAAAAATGTCTCCCTGTGAGAAAAGCTCCACTGCTGAGGCTGCTGTAGATTCTAAGCGTTTGAATCGCCCTGTATAGTATGGCTCCTGCTGCAATACATCGACCAAGACATCGTGCTTGCCAACGGTCAGCGCAGCTACGATTTCGCGTAGGCGTTCGGCGTAGTTACGGGCTCGGAGGGTGCGAGCTGACAGAGCCGCGCTACTGACAACAAACTCGGCGGCTGTATCACGTTCGCTGGCGGAGGTCAGGCGTTTAAAGGTATTTTTGTCAAGTCCAAGATTGCCTAAGAACTGCGCTTCGGCCTCACTCAAGAGCGTGTTGGCCTCAACCCTTAGTTTGGCTACTGTTTCAATTGCCGTGTGAATAGCCTGCTGCTCATTATCTGGTAGAATAGGAATCGGCAAATTAGCAATATGGTGCGGTTCAATATGCTGAATGACACCACCGTAGGTACCCTGAGTCAATAAAGCGTAACCAAACTTTGACGATAGATAGGCATACAAATATCCACCTGGTATGACCGTTGAATTTGGTACAATCCGAATTAAATCGTGTGTGCCAACCTGCCCATCGAACAAGTCATTAGTGTATACAGTGCGGCCAATCGAACCTGAGCAGGATAGCAGAATCCAATTTTTCTTAATAGTAAGTTTACTTAGATTTTTCGTGTAAGCTTTGGACAAATACGTAGCTGAGAAAGGGTCTGACTTAATCATGTCAGAAGCTGTAAGGTACGGGTACCCTTTTGAAGAGTCTGACACGTACACACGAGTAAAGCGTCCGCCGAGGAACACACTTTCTGTAGCTTGCCGGAGAGTTAAACAGCCCAGTGGGGCTTTATCAATTAGCGTTTTTGCCTGACGAGCTTCACTTAAATGGTAGCTTGCATCAAGCCGGGTGCCAGCTTCAGTATACCAAGCCGAGGAGCCGGTTTTTACAGTCATCATAGTCGTTCGCCGTTACGGAAGCGGTGGTATGCTTCGCCAATTTTGGGTAAGTCGTCGTCGAGAACGGGGGTTTTTTCGCGTCGCTCTTTCAAGGTTTTAGTGTTAGTCTTTGTGTCGAATTGCAGGTACGACACTGTCTTCTCCGTGATGATATCTTTACCGTCTTCGTCTCGTTCCTGGATGGGGTTTCCCCGGCGGTCTTTTCCTACCTTTTCGGCTATAGCCATAAACACATCATAGGCTTTGTATTTTCCATCGCGTTGTAAGGCACGTTCAGTTTCGGTAAGGCGTTGGAGAAATAGCAACGAAGCCTGTACGCCTACCTGTGGCAAGAAAGCCTCTACGGGCAAGTCAACGGAAGCCAGCACACGGAAGCGTTTCAGAATCCAGTCGCGAACATATTCGGTGTTCGGGTTGCCCAGAATACCATCGGGTAAGACAATAGCTAACCGTCCGCCTGGTTTTAGAAACTGGTAGCAGCGATCGATAAACAAAATTTCGGGTGGTTCCGAGGCACTGAGCCGCCCGTCCATATCCCAGCCGCCATTGCCATCGCGTTTCCAGCTGTGGCCAAGGTCGTACTTCTCCAGTACATGTGGGTCGTTGATCGGGATTTTAGCACCAAACGGAGGGTTCGAGAAAATAAGGTCAAACTTCTCCTTAGCGTCATCGTAGTCGCGGTCGGGTAAGTCATCGGCGGCATCAAGGCTGTCCAGGAGTCGTTCGTTAAAACCATTGATTTCGTCCGTATCGTCACCGTCTGGGTATTCGAGGCTATTGAACTGGAAGATGTTGGCGTGGCCATCACCCGCCATCACCATGTTCATGCGGGCGGCCCGTTTCAAGTCTGGGTCGAAGTCAATGCCGAATAGTTTTTCACCAGCGTATAAGCGTACCCGTTCGTTCACGTCAGGTGAGTTGAAGGTGTCTTTCAGCCATTCACCGTCCAATTCAGGATAGAGTTCTTTGGCAATCTTCTTCCGAACGTGATCGAGCACCATGACCAGAAATCCTCCGGAGCCGCAGGCAGGATCGAGCACCCGGTGGCTGGGGTCTGGGTCCATCATGTCTACCATGAGCCGCACAATATTACGGGGTGTAAAAAACTGCCCACGCTCCTGTTTAAGCGTGTTCGAAACAATAGTTTCATAGGCCATGCCCTTTACATCGACTGTGGCGTCGAGAAATGAGTATTTTGCCAGTTCGCCCGCTACGTAGCTGAGGGCCTTTTGGTTGAGCTGAATTTGCTCATTGCCCTCGAATACATCCTGAAAATCGTCGCTTTCTTTTAGTTCATCGAACAGCTTCTTAATCCGTTCCGACACATCGCGTCGGCCGTCTTCGGTATGTGGCTCAGTAGCGCCCACCCAAAATCGACGTCGGTATGACTCGCCTTTCTGATGGCAGATATCGCGCCTTTTTTCATCGTAGATTTTGCAAAAAATCAGGTAAAGTAATTGCCAAAAGGCATCTTTTGTGCGGCCCTGGTTGCCGTAGATATAGTCATGGCAGCGCTTAAAGGTTCGAATCAGCGAATCGTTGGCCGGTTTCCTAACCGTCATCTTGTCGGAGCGTGTCAGGTCATCCATGTTCTCGCCCGCGCCGGGAAAGTCCGAAACCTCCTGCAACCGTGCTTCGCCGGTAGGCTTAAAGCCAGTACGGTGCCGAAAGGAATTCATCAGGCCGTTGGTCCAAAGGCCAAACTCGCAGTTTTCGAGCATGTTTAGGGCATCGTCGAGCAACACAACGCCCTTACTCTTATCTGACTCTTTAGTTTTGCCATCTTGGACAAAACACACCCGAATGATGCCATTCTGAATGTGTTCAGCTCCTTGTTCGAAGGCCACGAGATCAGCTTTTCGACGGATTTTCTTACCGCTTTCATCTTCGCCAGTAAACGGAAAATCGCGTTCGAGGTCGGTCATGTCGAAGCCATACTCTTCGTTCATCTGCCGAATCAAGCTTTGTAAAGTCTGTTCTTTTTCAGTAGCCTTCATGACAAGGCCAGTCAGTACACAAATGAGTCCGTCGGGGCCTGGGCTCTCTTGTATTGGTTCACTAGTGCCAATTTCTTCCACATTCGACAAATTAGAGCCTGACGAAATAGCGTCGGTTGTGGTCTTGTCGGATGCCAAATTGTCGGTCATGTCATCGTCAGCAAGAATCTTGTTTGTTGATCGTGTAGGCAATTCGGGCTTTGATGCGGGTAATGTAATACCTGGAAGCATATTTAAATAGTAGTCAAGTTCTTCTAAGCGGTCCCGTCGACGAGCGTATCGGCGTAATCTGTCAATATTTATAGTATAATGTTCATAAGCCTTCGTGATCATCGACTTCAGGTAAGGCTGGTATGACTCAAAAAGGTCTTTGTGTATTAGGGCATCAATCAATATCTTCTCTAATGAGCTAATTGTTAAGCCATTATAATCAACCGTAGGTGACTCTTTTGACAAGGCGCGCATAATTACTGCAGACGTTTCCAACTGGACAAGGTTTTTAACTGCAGGCTCATCAGGATTAAGTAAAATTTTCTTACTGAAGTCGAGAAGCAACCCAAATGCCTGATTGAGTTGTCCCCGATCAAGTTCAATCAGCGTAAATGAATAGGCTGGTTGGGGAACATCGTCGGGCAGGAGACTATTCAACCAGTTTGTATCTGATAAACAAACGGTGGTTCCGGGCAAGTCTGCCCGCAGTCGTTTGATGAGTCGTACTGATTCGTTAGACAGTGTCGGCTGGAAAGTAGCCGGAGGGTCAATAACGTATCGACCTCGCCCCGCGCTGTAAATAAGACCTTTTGATTTTAGATCATGGATGCGCCACGTCAACGTACCTTCAGTCAGGTCGGGAAATTCCAAACGTAGCAGTTCTGTTAGTTCGTCTTTAGTCCAAATTGACTGATCGCGGAGCTTCGCGTTGAATTGTTCACTATAAGAGTTCAGCACAAGTAAACCAAAGGATTGTTAAATACTGCTGCAAGGTAGTTATATAGCTGATAGGATTTCAAATTTTTGGCAAAAAAAAATACTTAGTTGCCGGAACTTTGAGTAGGATTTATTGATTTAGACGTCAATGAACACTATTAAAATGTATTATGGCTTCGACAGTAAACAACGCATTTGCTGAATTTCTATGTGACACCGTCAACTTAGATGCTGACGAAACTAAAACAGCCTATAAGAGCCGCGACTGGCTACTCGATGAGCAGATTAATGCATTGCCTGGTCGGTACAGTGATTTCCCATTGCTTGCCCCTGCTTACCACCTAAATTACGGCTCCTTTGCCCGTAAAACTAAAATTCGGCCGCTCAACGACATTGACATGATGATCGGTTTGCACGGGGAGGGAAGCACGTACCTGGACTACGGCGACCGAGTTGAAATAACAATTAACCCTAATGCTCAACGGCTAACCGGGCTGTGCCACGACGATACCAGCTTGCTTAATTCCAGGAAGGTGATGAACAAGTTTAAGGCTGGGTTAAGTAAAGTACATCAATACAAATCGGCGGAGATAAAATATACACAACAGGCTGCCGTGCTTAACCTATCGTCGTATAACTGGAGCTTCGACATCGTACCCTGCTTCATGACCGCCGAAGACGAGTCGGGGCGTACCTACTACCTAATTCCAGATGGCAAAGGCCATTGGATGAAGACAGATCCACGCATTGACAAGGAATTAACCACATCGGTCAATCAGCAACACAGCGGGTACGTCCTGAACGTACTGCGCTTGTTGAAGTTCTGGACCAAACGACCAATCATAACGACTATTCCTTCATACTTGCTGGAAACGATAGTGCTGAAATACTACGAAGCCAAGTATACAGAGACTACGCGCTACCCCGACGTTGAAATCCCGTACCTGCTCGACCACATCGCCGATGTTATCCGTTGGGATGTCGAGGACCCTAAAGGCATTCAGGGTAATATAAACCGGCTGGAGCAAGAGACCCGCAACCGGATTAGCGCAGTAACTACCCGCTATGCCGAGTATGCTCGTGAAGCCCGGCAACACGAGACTAATGGTGATCACAAGGCGTCTATAAAAGCGTGGCAAGACGTTTTTGGTCCTTCCTTTCCTTCTTTCGTTTAACCTGACCCACCATGGCACGTACCATTGATGAAGGGTTTACTGCCTTATTGACCAAGCTAAGCCCACTGGACACCGAGCACAAGAAAGGACGCTCGCACAAGGGGGCAATTGAGGGTTGCCTTACTAACCGTTTCGACTTGTATAAGCTTTTTGAAACGGGGTCGTTTGGCAACGGTACGGGAATTCGACACCATAGTGACACAGATTATTTTGCTGTTTTAAGTTCACAGAAGGTTAGCTCAAACTCGGCCATTACACTTCGGCGCACCAAAGAAGGGCTACGTGAAACCTTTATCCGAACCCGAGGGATCGAGGTTAAAAGCCCAGCCGTAAGTGTTCCGTTTGGTAAGTACCGTTCCGAAACCCTTGAAATTACGCCATGCGTGTATGCTGGCATGATCAACAAGTATCCCGCTTACCGAATACCGGAAGGTAGTGGTGGATGGCTCTTGTCAAGTCCAGTTGCGCACAATCACTATGTGCGGGATATCGATGCACAGTTGAACGGCAAGCTCAAACCATTGATACAACTGGTGAAAGCGTGGAAGTACTACCATAACGTACCTATCCGTTCCTTTTACTTGGAACTGTTCACGGCCCGGCATTTAGCTAAACGCCGTCGGCTTGACCTTCCATTAGATTTGTACAAGCTATTTATCGCTTTGTATGAACACGAACTTGATGAGTTCAACGATCCTATGGGCATTACACTCGGTCTTGCATCCTGTAATACTGACACACAACGTGAAACGGCGATGTCTAGACTGGCCACAGCGACAGGCCGTGCTCTAAAAGCTATCGAAGCAGAACAACGAGGCCGAACAGATATTGCCTATACCTTTTGGAAAAAGCTTTTTAACTACGAATTCCCTACTTACAGATGATGAATCAAATACCTACCCGTCAGAATGAAGCCAAACAACTACAACGACTAGCCGCCCAACGTGAATTGTATTCTCGGGCAAAAAACTGGTATGGCTGGCAAGTCATCGTCAATGTAATTATCCCATCCGTTTTTTCTTTGATAGCACTAGCCAATGACCATGCGGGTAAGTTAGGGGCCGTTTACGGACTGCTTGCTTCATTTATCGATGTCTTTGGCTTGGACACACGTATAAAGAATTTGCGCGAAAAAGGAGCAAAGGTGCAGGAGCAGTATGATTGTGATTTGTTGGAGTTGGGGTGTTCTCCTTTGAAATCCGTAAATGATGTGACAACCGGCGAAATAGTCGAGTTGCACGATGCCCACTGTGGGGGTAATAAAAAAGAGCTGCAGCTTCAGAACTGGCATTCAGGGTTAGTTGGAACTCTCCCTCTAACCATTGCACGGTTAGTCAGTCAATATAATAATTGTGATTGGGGTAGGCGTCTTCGCAAACGATATAGGGTATTTTTAACAATAACGTATTTATTACTTGGCTTATTCATTCTGTACGTCAATCGGCCAGATAACATTACAAATTTGAATGATCAAACACTGATCAATTTCATTCTCATACTGGCAGCCTTAACACCACTTTTTACTTTCTATTTTAAACAAATGCAGGAGCAGAATGAAGCTATACAGAGTTTGGAGCGGATTCTGCAACATATTGAAAGCGTGATCTCCGACCCTCAACAGCTTCGTAATGAACAGGGGCTAAATGAGCGTGCCAGGCATGTTCAGGATGAGATTTACGATAGCCGAAGCAAGAACACACAGGTGCCGGATTTTTTCTATAGATATTATCAAAAGCGAGATCAAATCCTCATGGATCGGACCACTGAGCGACTAGTGGCCGACATTACGAAACTTATTTCTTAGTCATTTGAGCCTTACCATAACCGCCTTTCAAGTCCTTTGTGGCGACTGTCTGCTTGTCAGCTTCCAGCGTGAGCCGAACTCACCAACTCAGCACATCGTGATTGATGCTGGCTTCAGCCAGACGTACCACCGTACATTAGCTGAAGCCACACGGCGAATTGTCAACAACGGTGAATGTATAGACCTCTTCCTATTAACGCACACGGATAATGATCATATAGGTGGTGCTATCCCGTTTCTAAAGGAATTTGGTAATTCGGTAGTGAATCAGTTCTGGATGAACTATGCTCCCATTGATATTAGTGCAGCCAATGGAGGTCCCGTTGGCGTAGTACAAGGTATTGGATTGCGCGATCAACTTATTTCCACAGATAAGCTCAATAGTAAGCCAGTGCTTGCCGGACAGCGTTATCAATTCGGTGAACTATACATGTCCATTTTATCACCAGATGCCGATCAGTATGAGCGATTTTTAACTAAATGGGAGGCTAAGGAAAAAGCAGTAAAAAAATGGGAGCAAGCTGTGTCTTCTGGTAGCAACGACCACCGCTTTCCTGTAGAGCAGTTAGTTCAACGGTCGTTCGCATCGGATACGTCGTGGAGTAACCGTAGTAGCATTGCTTTTTTATTGGCAGCAAATAAGTTCAATGGCCTGTTTACCGGTGATGCTCATGTGGATGTAGTGACTACCTCGCTTCGAGAAATGGGATACAACGAGCAAAATCCGATTAAGTTGGATTTCATGAAACTGTCTCATCATGGTTCTAAAGGCAATACCAGCGATGAATTCTTGAACTTAATTGATTGCCAGCATTACTTAATTAGCACAAACGGAGCTAACCAGCACGGGCTACCGCATAAA
This window harbors:
- the mads5 gene encoding methylation-associated defense system restriction endonuclease subunit S MAD5 translates to MMTVKTGSSAWYTEAGTRLDASYHLSEARQAKTLIDKAPLGCLTLRQATESVFLGGRFTRVYVSDSSKGYPYLTASDMIKSDPFSATYLSKAYTKNLSKLTIKKNWILLSCSGSIGRTVYTNDLFDGQVGTHDLIRIVPNSTVIPGGYLYAYLSSKFGYALLTQGTYGGVIQHIEPHHIANLPIPILPDNEQQAIHTAIETVAKLRVEANTLLSEAEAQFLGNLGLDKNTFKRLTSASERDTAAEFVVSSAALSARTLRARNYAERLREIVAALTVGKHDVLVDVLQQEPYYTGRFKRLESTAASAVELFSQGDIFALKPKGQMISPRTVPTNSKALTEKGTILVAGVGTLGENEIFGRAKFVWGYLEDKLVAQHIIRFEPNEQLINSGYLFTVLNSKLWFRILRSSVCGTNLLGFIVPMLNEMPVPRFDKAIEDAIGQRVKTAYEKLTEANKCEAQAIARVEELVGSW
- the mads6 gene encoding methylation-associated defense system protein kinase MAD6 is translated as MAQLIRTIYDKGEVNEGETRLLAFLEKNLPDTYLVVPNVELPHTNPRNRAVEVLEYDCLVVAPHAIYHLENKDWNGYLTGDDREWFLNGRPKGNPLRTCAYKTKVLASKLKEQDTAWGRAWVASAITLSHPSMVSMQLEGDSADVAFTLDKGLTEFLQDPDRARSFAGKIGNLQEPICRYLTARQAPAQRRPRLFETEYEIIEILSQTDSRTDYLVKPKGVQTNLYRKVSEYAVSLAHLDAHARRLRLGGIKNQYVALRKMASSPHIMHVDFRSDDEQGYFYEISDYLEESSLRRELQQRTLTFQDRLGILRSIAQGLKVAHAAGVYHREVCPDNVYLGIDGSAFLANFGKSYFSDAERQGHTVFPTLRDEELSVYMPMEMARPHEADARTDVYGWGMTAYETLVGHLPRYNDGDDFTQWNDLDHFGGRLKPEQLPHAVQPELPIWTDELIDRCLQLNADDRFASLDDVLTFLDKVKQQAQTSVTSDLPNKAAEATAQYSYRDSEELRQGDKINDFLLIDKIGNGGYSEVWRVKHTIQGRDYAMKVFYPSVQFDSILDEYAALADVEHVNVVRFRWNGRLSNGRYFTLMDLLEGDCLRDYVYGNPPLGMTFPNVFRAGQELLQALTYLHERNILHRDIKPHNIIWHRQERFVLIDFNVASIAANTDRVGTDAYAPPDKVQDNRRMAWDASCDTFALGVTLYQVICHAHPYGKNQQPTLTNPPTDPRRHVENLSDAFADFLLKAVQPRTANRFGSASEMLTALEAIGPGGLTRPMQQVAVIPSASESSAETAMPTSDFVDALNRLFSQSRYNNAGTRASTLRGLDAFARDTYIETRLDTHLKQAILDGTFRLVIITGNAGDGKTAFIQRVEEALQADNGSQFTPLPTGNGASFRIGNVPFQSNYDGSQDEVDQENSAVLDAFFRPFAHLTNFRQAPEGRLLAINEGRLVEYLQQRRAEFGFLADTIEAFFYNENAGTLPDGLLVINLNVRAVVSATNETAPSLFRKQVKAFVKPDNWQGCTDCAIREACFIRFNVQSMNDPAAGDEVISRMEQLVRTVHFRRDLHITMRDLRSLLAFWITRDHSCVDVHTLAEKSVQPADWLSKHYYNLTAPQDDPGNQDRLIDKLRRLDVGRSVVPALDRALFFSPLVARQYIAFEQREGDLLMVLNTWKDDPAAPTDLTAGRVVQQLLARHQYFEGRFYQTYRPDRDDQKRKEGAQPEDDNRRHEGESVRNPYRSVSSFGRLVSPAGDSDAVKKALFDAKQSIAQAIARLETGQNPDMARRYVVQAAGRPDPLSASYRLFPLDDFELVEDRRPSLSDYMEYVPDKLIFRHRDPANRHIALTISLDLYEMLYYIQKGFSPSLNDLKGRFVEYQVFRNMLANLPYRKVVVTGDRQGSAGETYVAIEADAQNRLIIHNEQFD
- a CDS encoding PDDEXK nuclease domain-containing protein, with the protein product MDFNQLIANIEGIHAELAGRAVQQVNTAMTVRNWLIGFYLVEFEQNGDDRATKGEQLMKRTAQKLRHIKGMTIANLFNFRHFYITYRWFADYVLADKLLPAFLQTLSVKMDDANIEDVKLRLPAQQLLNSLTFSHFIELGRVDSELKRRFYEVEAVKNAWTVKELTRATTTLLFERTGLSTDKAGVIAKINERQTILPAEVIRNPYMLEFLGLDEKPQYSENDLETAILNHLQTFLTELGRGFCFEARQRRITFDNTHYRIDLVFYNRILKSHVLIDLKLGRFDHADAGQMNVYLNYYKKYEMTEGDNPPVGIILCADKNDSLVEFATGGLANEVFVSKYLVQLPDKDVLRALIEAEVENHTQN